The bacterium genomic interval CCAGCCACGAGACGGTGGAGAAGCGGCTGCACACCGTGCACATGGCCGGCAACGAGGTGTTCCGCTACGCGGTCAAGGCGATGCAGCAGGCGACGCTCGACGTGATGGAGAAGGCGGGCGTGACGGCCGACGACATCGCGCTGTTCATTCCCCATCAGGCGAACCTGCGGATCATCAAGGCCACGGCGGAGCGGGCCAAGTTCCCGATGGAGAAGGTCTACGTCTCGATCGGCCGCTACGGCAACACGTCCTCGGCCTCGATCCCGACGGCGCTGCGCGACGCCTACGCCGAAGGGCGCGTCAAGAAGGGCGACCTCGTCCTCTCCGCCGCGTTCGGCGCCGGCCTCACCTGGGCGGCCGCGCTGTTCCGCATCTAAGGACGCCGGCGCCCCGCGGGGGGCGCCGCTTCCCGGCCTTCCCGAGGGCGCGCCCGCGCGGCGCGCCCTCTTCTTTTCCGCGCCCCGGCGGCCGCGCGTTCCGCGATAGACTCCGCGGCGACGGCGCCTCGCGGCGTCGAGGGGAGGAAGAGATGGGGCGGGAGAAGGGCCGAAACGAAGGCGCCCGGCGGGCGAACGCGCGCCGCGCGTTGCTGGCCGGGCTGGCGCTGTGCTGCGCCGCGGGATCGTCCGCGGCGTTCGGCGCGACCGGCGCGGCGTGGTGGTTCGGCGCCGGCGCGTCGCGCGTCGTCGTCGATTCGCTCGACGACGCGTCCCCCGCGCCCGGGACGACCACGCTCCGCGCCGCGCTCGACCGCGTCCGCTCCGGCGGGACGATCACCTTCGCGCGGTCGCTGAACGGCGGAACGATCCACCTGACGGTCGTCGGCACGGAGCACGCGCTGCTGCGCGGCGAGACGTACGTGAACAACCAGTTCGCGGCGTTCGCCGAGCGGGACTTCGGCGCCGCGGCGCTCTACGCGCGCAAGAACGTGACGATCGACGCCTCGGCGCTCCCCGACGGGATCACGGTCGCCTGGGCGGGAAGCGCCTCGACGCCGGCGCGCGTCCTCGCCCTCTTCGGCGACCTGACGATGAACAACGTGACGATCGTCGGCGGCCGCAGCGTCGCCGCGCCGCTCGACTCGAGCGACCAGCCGTACACGCTCGCGCGCGGCGGCGGCCTCGCGGTCTGGGGAACGGCGCGCCTGACGCGCTGCACGATCGCCGACAACCGCGTCGAGGGGGACCTCGTCGGCAGCCGCGACCGCGGGGCCTTCGGCGGCGGGCTCTTCGCCGACCGCGTCCTGCTCTCGGACTGCGTGGTGAGCGGCAACGCGGCGCGCGGCTTCGGGGCCGCGGGAGGCGGGGTCTACGCCGTCGGCGGCGTCTCGACGCCGGGGCGGGACTCGGCGATCGTGCGCTGCGCTTTGACCGGCAACCGCACGGTGGGGGAGCATTCCTACGGCGGCGGCGTCTTCGCCGGGGGCGGCGGGCCGGGGCGCAACGAGACGCTGTCGATCAGCGACAGCACCGTCGCGCGCAACGCCGTGCTCGACAACCCGGACCTCCCCGAGATCCGGATGGCGCAGTACTACTACCGCGGCGGCGGCGTCTACATGACCAACGGCTCGCTGCGGCTCGACCGCTGCACGATCGTCGAGAACGCGGTGACGGGATGGCCCGCGGTCTTCTCCGGCAAGCCGAACATGGGGGGCGGCGGCGTGGCGGCGACGATCGGCAACGCCCACGTCGTCGATCGGCTCGTCGTCTCCGACTCGATCGTCGCCGGCAACACGGTCCGCGGCGAAGCGGACGATCTCTACAGCGGCTCGCTGATGCAGTTCCACAGCGCCGGCTGGAACCGGATCGGCAAGCTCGACCTGAGCCAGATGCTGGTCCCGATCCCGGCGTGGATGTTCCTCGCCCGCGACCATTGGCCGAAGGAGGGAGACCGGGACGGCGTCGCCCTCGCCGACGCGGTCGCGGTCGATCAAGCGGCGCTGCATCCGACGATCGTCTCGATGGGGACCGACGAAGGGGCGCACGCCGTGTTGTGGTATCCGCCCCGCGCCGCGGCGGCCGCGCAGATTCCGCCGGGCCTGCGCATCGTGCGGTACACCTTCGCCGGCTACGCGCAGACGGAGGGGCGCGACGGCCGCTTCCTCGCGGCGGTCGTCGCCTACCTGCGGCGCGCGCACGCGGCGGAGCTCGGCGCCGACTTCGGGAGCCAGTTCGGCGACCTCTCGGGGATCACCTTCAAGCCGGTCTCGAACACCTGGCCGGCCGATCCGGACAACGCGGCGTGGATCCAGTTCTGGCACAACCTCGACGCCGCGATCGCCGGGCGGCTCGGCGCCGCGCCGCTGAACGACGAGTTCTGGGCCGGATTCGCCCCCGCTTCCGCGGAGGCCGGCGCGCCGCTGACCGTGCGGCGCGGGTTCACGTGGGTCGTTCCTTCGCCGATCGACCAGCGCGGCCGGCGCCGCGCCGGGGGCGCCCGCTCCGCGGTCGGCGCCGTCGAGCCCTGAGCCCGCGCCGAGGCGCCGCGGCAAGAAAAAGGGCCGCCCCTCGCGGGGCGGCCCTTTCATCGCTTGGAACGAATCCGCGCGTCAGTGCTTGCGGGACTTGACGCCGAACGCGTAGCCGGCCGCGATCGCCTTCTTGTTGATGTCGATCAGGGCCTTCTTCTTGATCAGCGAGTTGAGCGCGGCGATGCAGGTCTCTTCGGAGAAGATCCCCGTGTACCCCGCGTAGGCGCCGAGCATGATCATGTTCGCCAGACGGGCGTTCCCCATCTCGGCGGCGATGTCGCTGGCCGGCACCTCGAACACCTCGAGGTCGGTGCGGGTCGGCTTCTCGGGCACCATCGACTTGTTGGTGATCAGCAGGCCGCCCTGAACCATCTCGTGCTCGAACTTCTCGACCGAGGGCTGGTTCATCGCCACGACGACCGTCGGGCGGCTGATGACCGGCGCGCCGATCTCTTCCTCGCTGACGTTGACGTGGCAGTGCGCCGTGCCGCCGCGCATTTCGGGGCCGTACGACGGCATCCAGCTGACCTTGCGCCCTTCGAGCATGCCGCACTGCGCGACGCCGAGGCCGAGGAGCAGCACGCCCTGGCCGCCGAAGCCGGAGATCTTGAGCTGCGGGTTGGCGTACTTCGCGGCGGCCGGAGTCGCCGCCGGGCGGGTTTCCTGTCCGTGGGTCTCGATCCGCAGGAGCTCGTGGTACTTCTCGCGCGGCGGAGGCTGCGGCGGCTCGTACGGCTCGAACGGCTGGTCCAGCTTGTCCACGAAGACCTTGAGCGGGAAGTACTGGGCCTGCTTCTCGAGGATGAACTTCTGCGAGTCCGGAGGCGTCATGCCCCAGTTCGTCGGGCACGCCGAGAGGACCTCGACGAAGGTGAAGCCGCGCCGTTCGATCTGCGCGTTGAGGGCCTTCTTCACCAGCCGGCGGACGTTGTTCGTCTCCTTGGCGCCGGAGAGCGCGCCGCGGGCGACGAAGACCGGGGCCTCGAGCTGGGAGACGATCTCGCACATCCGGAGCGGGTAGCCCATCGTGCGGACGTCGCGGCCGGCCGGGCAGGTCGTCGTCACCATCCCCGGGAGGGTCGTCGGCGCCATCTGGCCGCCGGTCATCCCGTAGATGGAGTTGTTGACGAAGAAGACCGCCATGTGCTCGCCGCGGTTGGCGGCCTGCAGGATCTCGTTGAGGCCGATGGCCGCGAGGTCGCCGTCGCCCTGGTACGAAATCATGATCGTGTGGGGGCGGACGCGGACCGCGCCGGTCGCCACGGCCGGAGCGCGGCCGTGCGCCGACTGGATGTTGCCGACGTCGAAGTAGTAGTAGGCGAAGACCGAGCAGCCGACGGGGCTGACGAGGATCGTGCGGTCGCGCTGATCAAGCTCGGCCAGCGTCTCGGCGACGATCTTGTGCAGCTCGCCGTGGCCGCAGCCCGGGCAGTAGTGGGTCACGTCGTGGTTGCCCGGCTTGCGGTCGAACTTCTTGTAGAAGGCGGGCGAACGCTGGAGGAACGGTTCGTACTGGGGGGCGCTCACCGCACACCTCCTTCTTTCGCGATGCGGCGGATGGCTTCGTGAACCTCTTCGACGCTCACCACCATGCCGCCCATGCGGTTGACCAGCGACACCGGCACGCGGTCGTGCACGGCGAGGCGGATGTCTTCCATCATCTGGCCGTTCGAAAGCTCGACGCTGACGATGTGCTTCACCTGACCGGCCAGCTCGTTGAGGCGGGTCTTCGGGAACGGCCAGAGGGTGATCGGGCGGAAGAGGCCGACCTTGATCCCCTCGGCGCGCGCGCGGGCGACCGCGGAGCGGACGACGCGGGAGACGATGCCGTAGGCGACGAGCAGGATCTCGCAGTCGGCGGTCTGGAGCTCGGCCGACATCTGCTCGTTGGCCTCGATCTCCGCGTACTTGTCCTGCAGGTGGAAGTTGTGCTTCTCGAGATCCTCGGCCTCGAGGAAGATCGAGGTGACGAGGTTCTCGCGCGTCGCGGCGTCGCCGCGGACCGCCCAGTCCTTCTCCGCGGGCTCGGGCACCGGCTCGGGGAAGCTCACCGGCTCCATCATCTGGCCGATGTTGCCGTCGGCGAGCAGGAAGACCGGCGTGCGGTACTTGTCGGCCGTCTCGAACGCCTTCATCGTCAGGTCGCACATTTCCTGGCCGCAGTTCGGGGCGTAGACCGGGTTCTTGTAGTTCCCGTGTCCGCCGAGGCGCACGACCTGGTTGTAGTCGCCCTGCTCGGGAGCGATGTTCCCGAGGCCCGGGCCGCCGCGCATGATGTCGGCGACGACGCAGGGCAGCTCGGCGCCCGCGAGGTAGGAGATCGCCTCCTGCATCAGGCTGATGCCGGGGCCGGAGGAAGCGGTCATGCAGCGCGCGCCGGCGGCGGCCGCGCCGTAGACCATGTTGATCGAGGCGGTTTCGGACTCGGCCTGGACGAACGTGCGCCCGAGGGCCGGGAAGTCCTTCGCCGCGCCTTCGGCGATTTCGCTCGCCGGGGTGATCGGGTAGCCGAAGTAGGCGCGGCAGCCGGCGAGCAGCGCGCCCTTCACGATCGCCTCGTTCCCCTTGATCAGAATCGGCGGACGCGCCGCCGCGGAACCATTGGAAGCCATCAGGCACCTCCCGTGCGCCCGCGACGAGCGGAGCGCACGCGACGAACGCCGGAATTCGGGCCGGGCGGATTGAAGTCGCCCCGCGCCCGTCCGCGGCGTCAGGCGGTCTTGACCAGCCGATAGACGGTGATCGCACCCGGTTCAGGGCAGGCGTAGTAGCAGTACCCGCAGCCGGTGCAGCCTTCGCCCTTGTAGGCGACCGGGAAGTAGCCCTGCTTGTTCAGGTGACTGGTCTTTTCGATCACTTTCTGGGGGCAGACGTTGACGCACAGCAGGCAGCCTTTGCACTCATCGGCATTGACTTGCATGCGTCCCCGATCAGGTCCGGGCGCCATGGCGGGCTCCAATTTGGGTTGCGCGACCCAAGAGGCGGGGGGGTGCTTACGAGTAAGCTAAGATCGTTTTTTATCACCAAACCCCCTCTCCGTCAAACCTAGTCGAGCCCCCGCGGAACCCTCGTTTCCGGCGCCGGCCGTGGGACAATCGGGCCGGTTCCACCGGAGCTCCCTCCCCCGATGACGACAGACACCACGGAGATCCTGACGCGCCAACTGGCGTCGAAGCGCGGGCGCAGCACCGCCCCCCCGGCCGGCCGGGTCGAGCTGTTCGTCGGACGGGAGGCGATTCTCTCGCTCGGACCGGCCTGGGAGCGGCTGATCGAAACCCACGCCCGCCCGGTTCCCTGGCTCACGTTCGAGGCCGCGGCCGCCGCGCTCGACACGGACCGCGGCCCTTGGTCGCCGTTCGTCGCCGCGGTGACCAGCGGCGGCGCCCCGCGGATCCTCGTGCCGCTGGAGCGGCGGCGGCGCGGGCCGTGGACGCGGATCCGGCCGCTCGGCCACCCGCTCGCCCGCCGGCACGAGCCGCTGCTCCTTCCCGACGCCGCGGCCGTCCCGCCGGCGGTGGTCTTCGGCTCGATCGCCCGCCGCATGGGGCGCGGCACGGTCTTCGACCTGCCGGGGATGTGGCTCGACTCTCCCGGCGGCCGCTGGCTCTCCGAGGGGCTCGGACAGGCGACCGGCTGGCGCGAGCTCGAGGGGCCGAAGGACTACGACGTCCCGCTGCACGGCGGCTGGAGCGCCGTCCAGGCCTCGCTGCGGCAGTCGTTCCGCGAACGGGCGCGGCGCGGACAGGAGCGGGCGGCGCGGCGC includes:
- a CDS encoding 2-oxoacid:acceptor oxidoreductase family protein, which gives rise to MSAPQYEPFLQRSPAFYKKFDRKPGNHDVTHYCPGCGHGELHKIVAETLAELDQRDRTILVSPVGCSVFAYYYFDVGNIQSAHGRAPAVATGAVRVRPHTIMISYQGDGDLAAIGLNEILQAANRGEHMAVFFVNNSIYGMTGGQMAPTTLPGMVTTTCPAGRDVRTMGYPLRMCEIVSQLEAPVFVARGALSGAKETNNVRRLVKKALNAQIERRGFTFVEVLSACPTNWGMTPPDSQKFILEKQAQYFPLKVFVDKLDQPFEPYEPPQPPPREKYHELLRIETHGQETRPAATPAAAKYANPQLKISGFGGQGVLLLGLGVAQCGMLEGRKVSWMPSYGPEMRGGTAHCHVNVSEEEIGAPVISRPTVVVAMNQPSVEKFEHEMVQGGLLITNKSMVPEKPTRTDLEVFEVPASDIAAEMGNARLANMIMLGAYAGYTGIFSEETCIAALNSLIKKKALIDINKKAIAAGYAFGVKSRKH
- a CDS encoding 3-methyl-2-oxobutanoate dehydrogenase subunit VorB, whose product is MASNGSAAARPPILIKGNEAIVKGALLAGCRAYFGYPITPASEIAEGAAKDFPALGRTFVQAESETASINMVYGAAAAGARCMTASSGPGISLMQEAISYLAGAELPCVVADIMRGGPGLGNIAPEQGDYNQVVRLGGHGNYKNPVYAPNCGQEMCDLTMKAFETADKYRTPVFLLADGNIGQMMEPVSFPEPVPEPAEKDWAVRGDAATRENLVTSIFLEAEDLEKHNFHLQDKYAEIEANEQMSAELQTADCEILLVAYGIVSRVVRSAVARARAEGIKVGLFRPITLWPFPKTRLNELAGQVKHIVSVELSNGQMMEDIRLAVHDRVPVSLVNRMGGMVVSVEEVHEAIRRIAKEGGVR
- a CDS encoding 4Fe-4S binding protein; translation: MQVNADECKGCLLCVNVCPQKVIEKTSHLNKQGYFPVAYKGEGCTGCGYCYYACPEPGAITVYRLVKTA
- a CDS encoding GNAT family N-acetyltransferase, whose amino-acid sequence is MTTDTTEILTRQLASKRGRSTAPPAGRVELFVGREAILSLGPAWERLIETHARPVPWLTFEAAAAALDTDRGPWSPFVAAVTSGGAPRILVPLERRRRGPWTRIRPLGHPLARRHEPLLLPDAAAVPPAVVFGSIARRMGRGTVFDLPGMWLDSPGGRWLSEGLGQATGWRELEGPKDYDVPLHGGWSAVQASLRQSFRERARRGQERAARRGGIKIEIARTRDEDELRSLFDLARRQGRQFDTPGGLLVERFVRKAAGAERIVLCRAFIGTELAAGMALWVFGGVAVELISADEPAAEPFAPAASLGLALLRRLVVEERTRTLILSPGHNPDTVGLCGTPRPQLRFVGAPRRGLARLAVGAAAWAGDENHFAPALVRAALRRVAAARAACADLFAR